The genome window CGCCCGGATTGTGCGCCAAGGACGGCACCATCGCATCCACACCCTCGCCACTCGTCTTATGGCATGCGGCGCAGTTGCTTTGATAGATGTCGTGACCCAGTACCATCATCGCATCGGTTTGCGACGACGCCGTCGGCAACTTCCGGTCCGAGCCCGGCAGGCTCTTCAAGTAGGTCGCAATCGCGTTCAGATCGCCTTCGGTCATGTGCTGCGTCGAGTTCGTCACTGCCTCGCCCATCGAACCGGCCGCCACGCTGATGCGGTTGCCGCCCGTGTGCAGATAGGCGACGACGTCCGCATTGCTCCAGCTACCGATACCGGTATAGGTATTGCCCGTGATTTCCGGCGCATGCCAGCCTTCCAGGTCATACCCTTGCAGATAATCCGTATCGCCGCCCAGGAAGTTCTTGCCGCTGTGGCACGCCGTGCAGTGACCCAGTCCGTCGACCAGGTAGGCACCGCGATTCCATTCGATCGACTGCTTCGGATCCGGCGTGAACGGTGTCGGATTGAAGAACAGCAGATTCCAGAAGAACAGCGACTGACGAATGTTGAACGGGAACGGCAACTGGTTAGCAGGCGGGGCTTCGGCAACCGGCGCAACCGTCTTCAAGTAAGCGAAGACGTCGAGCAGGTCCTTGTCGCTGACGCGCGAATACAGGTTGTACGGCATGGCCGGATATAACAGCTTCGCGTGCGGTGCAACGCCGTCCTTCACCGCATGCAGGAACTGCGCATCGGTCCAATCACCGATACCGAACTGCTTGTCCGGCGTGATGTTGCTGGAGACGATCACACCGAACGGCGTGTTCAGGCCCAGGCCGCCCGCGAACGGCTTGCCGCCTTTCGCCGTGTGACAGGCGATACAGTCGCCAGCCTGCGCGAGATACAGACCACGCTTGATCGGATCGGCTTCGTCGCTGCCGTCCGACTTGCCGTACTGCGTGATCTTATCCAGCAAGGCCGTATCGACCGGCGCGTTTGCACGCTGATGCGAACGCCAGGCAATCAAGCCGGCCAGCACGACGATCGCGAGGATGATCAGCACCACGATCGCGATCACGATGCGTTTGGCGCCCGAGCGGCGCGGCGCCTGTTGAGTAGGAGTGTGCGCCATCGTTTAGACCTTCACCAGTGCGCCAGGCGCCTTCAGATAATGATCGCGGATCGCCTGCGCCGCATGCAGCGTCAGTGCAGCCACGGTACCCGTTGGGTTGTAGCCACCGTTGTTCGCGAACGCCGAAGCGCCGCAAACGAAGGTGTTCGGCACATCCCAGCTCTGCAGATACTTGTTCACGGCGCTCGTCTTCGGATCATCGCCCATGCACGCACCACCGGTCGTGTGCGACGACAGGTTCGTCATCGGCGTGTACGGTGCCGCGGTCGGCTCCGAGCGTTCGATCGTTTCGGCATTCATCGCCTTCGCGATTTCGACGGACTTGTCCGCCATGAACTTGCCCGAGCGCTTGTCGTTTTCGTTCCAGTCGAACGTCACGCGCAGCAACGGCTGGCCGTGGCGATCCTTGTACTCCGGATCCAGGTCCAGGAACACGTCGCGGTGCGGATAGCTATTGCCCATGACGTAGATCGAATTGAAGTTCTGATAGGCCTTCTTATAGGCCTTCTTCCAATTCGAACCCCATGTCGGCGTACCCTTCGGCACGCCGCCGGACAGCCCGATCGGACGGCCGTTGGTCGAGTGGATCAGTGCGGTGCCGCCACCGATGAAATCGAGATTCGAGTGATCGAAGTTATCGCTGTTGAAATCGTCGATCGACTGCGCCAATGCGCCGGCGCCGATAAACGGATTCAGCTCCTGATCCTTCAACCAGATGGAAGCGCCCGAGATTGTCTGATAGGCGTAGTTCCGGCCCACGACGCCTTCGCCGGTATCGCGGTTGTACGGCTTGCCGATACCCGACAGCAGCATCAATCGGACATTGTCGAACTGGTAGGCCGACAGCACGACGATATCCGTCGGCTGTTCCCATTCCTGATTCTCGTTGTCGATGAAGGTGACGCCCGTGGCCATCTTCTTGTCCGCCGTCAGGTTGACGCGCAGCACTTCCGAATCCGGGATCAGGCTGAAATTCTTGCGCGCCATCAGCGCCGGCACGACGCAGGCTTGCGGGCTGCTCTTCGACCAGTTGCCGCAACCGAAGAATTCGCAATAGCCGCAGTACGTACACGGGGCCATCTTCACGCCGAGCGTGTTCGTGTAGGCGCCCGACGTATTGCCTGCCGGCACGGCGAACGGGTGATAACCGAGGTCCTTCGTCGCCTTGTCGAACAGCAGCGCAGCCTGCGTGCGTTCCAGCGGCGGCAGCGGATAGTCGCGCTGACGCGCGCCTTCGAAGATATTGCCACCCTCGATCTTCTTGCCCTGGATGTTGCCCGCCTTGCCCGAAGTGCCGGCAATGCGTTCGAACTTGTCGTAGTAGGGCTCGAGGTCGTCATACGTCACGCCCCAATCCTGCACTTGCAGACCTTCGACAAACTTGTTCTTGCCGTACTTCTGCACCGTATTCGAATACGTCTGGAAGTCGTTCGGCAGGAAACGCCAGGTCATGCCATTCCAGTGCGAACCGGCGCCGCCCACGCCCCAGCCGAACTGGTAGGTGTTCATGTCGCGCAGCGGCAGGGCTTCCTGGTCCGGGCGATTACGGAACGTCATCGTCTCGACGCTCAACGGTTGCAGTAATTCGCGACGACGGGCGAAACGCAACTCGTCGGTATCGATGCTGGTCGGGAAATCGGTGCTGGTATCGCGCCACGAGCCGCGCTCGATGGCGACGACGTTCAATCCTGCTTCCGTCAACTCGTTCGCCATCAGCGAACCGGCCCATCCCAGGCCTACGATGACGGCATCCACTTTTGGCCGCTTTTGCGCCATGTTGGATACTCCTTGCTATGTATTTGTGGAGACCCCGTGTCATGAACGCGATACCGCATTCATGACCGGTTCGGGACACGCAGGTCTGGGTCTTTAAGTCGTCTTGGTCGGCTTGCGGATGAAGCTGACAGGCTTGATGTCCAACTTCTGGCCCGGCTTGCCGATGTAGTCACGGAAGTCGTATTGCGCGCCCGGGAAGCCCACCATTTTCCAGCCCG of Robbsia sp. KACC 23696 contains these proteins:
- a CDS encoding cytochrome c; this encodes MAHTPTQQAPRRSGAKRIVIAIVVLIILAIVVLAGLIAWRSHQRANAPVDTALLDKITQYGKSDGSDEADPIKRGLYLAQAGDCIACHTAKGGKPFAGGLGLNTPFGVIVSSNITPDKQFGIGDWTDAQFLHAVKDGVAPHAKLLYPAMPYNLYSRVSDKDLLDVFAYLKTVAPVAEAPPANQLPFPFNIRQSLFFWNLLFFNPTPFTPDPKQSIEWNRGAYLVDGLGHCTACHSGKNFLGGDTDYLQGYDLEGWHAPEITGNTYTGIGSWSNADVVAYLHTGGNRISVAAGSMGEAVTNSTQHMTEGDLNAIATYLKSLPGSDRKLPTASSQTDAMMVLGHDIYQSNCAACHKTSGEGVDAMVPSLAHNPGVQAPGANNVMRTILMGGRGAATASNPTSAQMPAFAWKLSDEEVAAVSTYIRNSWGNAADAIATSDATKIRSSLKAQQQIGAR
- a CDS encoding GMC family oxidoreductase — its product is MAQKRPKVDAVIVGLGWAGSLMANELTEAGLNVVAIERGSWRDTSTDFPTSIDTDELRFARRRELLQPLSVETMTFRNRPDQEALPLRDMNTYQFGWGVGGAGSHWNGMTWRFLPNDFQTYSNTVQKYGKNKFVEGLQVQDWGVTYDDLEPYYDKFERIAGTSGKAGNIQGKKIEGGNIFEGARQRDYPLPPLERTQAALLFDKATKDLGYHPFAVPAGNTSGAYTNTLGVKMAPCTYCGYCEFFGCGNWSKSSPQACVVPALMARKNFSLIPDSEVLRVNLTADKKMATGVTFIDNENQEWEQPTDIVVLSAYQFDNVRLMLLSGIGKPYNRDTGEGVVGRNYAYQTISGASIWLKDQELNPFIGAGALAQSIDDFNSDNFDHSNLDFIGGGTALIHSTNGRPIGLSGGVPKGTPTWGSNWKKAYKKAYQNFNSIYVMGNSYPHRDVFLDLDPEYKDRHGQPLLRVTFDWNENDKRSGKFMADKSVEIAKAMNAETIERSEPTAAPYTPMTNLSSHTTGGACMGDDPKTSAVNKYLQSWDVPNTFVCGASAFANNGGYNPTGTVAALTLHAAQAIRDHYLKAPGALVKV